A stretch of DNA from Nocardioides sp. Arc9.136:
TGCCGAGCTGCCGGTAGGCCTCGGTGACGGCGTCCTCGACCGGCGCGTCCGGCGCCAGGCCGTCCCGGCGCAGCCGCTCGAGGAGCTCCCCGCGCCCGGAGCGGACGTCCGCCTCGGCCATGTCGGTCGACGCCAGCTGGTCCTCGGCGTCCGACCCGGTCCACAGCCCCGCCACGGTCGGGAGGTCGTGGGTCGTCACGGCGGCGAGCGCGGCCACGGGCCAGTCGTCGGGCGTCTCGTCCTCGAACCACAGCACCCGGTAGGAGAGGATCCCCCGCTCGGCCAGCGCCTCGCGCACCCCCGGCTCGACGGTCCCGAGGTCCTCGCCGACGACGACCGCACCGGCCCGGTGGGACTCCAGCGCGACGATGTCGAGCAGGTCGTCGGCGGGGTAGCGCACGTAGGCGCCCTCCTGCGGGCCCGAGCCGCCGGGGATCCACCACAGGCGGAAGAGCCCCATGACGTGGTCGATGCGAAGGCCGCCCGCGCCGGCGATGGTGCCGCGGATCGACTCCACGAACGGCTCGTAGTCGGCCTCGCGGAGCCGCCACGGGACGAGCGGCGGGGAGCCCCAGTCCTGCCCGATGGAGTTCAGCTTGTCCGGCGGCGCACCCACGGTGACGTCGGCGGCGAGCACGTCGTCCCAGGCCCAGGCGTCCGCGCCGCTGCCGGACACGCCGATCGGGAGGTCCTGCAGCACGGTCGTCGAGCCGGTGGCGGCCCGCAGCTGCCGGTCGAGCTGCCACTGCAGCCACACGTGGAAGGAGATGTCGTCGGCGTGGTCGGCCACGAACGCCGGCACCCCGCCGGCGTCCTGCCGGCGGACGGCCTCGGGCCACGCGAGCCGGTCGGGGCCGTGCTCCTCGGCCAGCGCGCACCAGGTCGCCCAGCCCTCGACGGCCTGCCCGGCGGCCTCGCGCCAGGCGGCGAGGTCGGCGCTCAGCCCGGGGTCCGCGGCGGCCCGGTCGAAGGCGGACCGCAGCACCGACCGCTTGAGCGTCCATGCCCCGTCCCGCTCGACCAGGTCGGCGCCGCGCAGGGTCGCCAGCTCGGCGTCGTGCCGCTCGAGGTCGGCGTCCTCGACGCCCGGCACGTCCTCGACGGCGAGGTAGACCGGGTTGCGGAACCGGCGGGTCGCGGGCAGGTAGGGGCTGGTCTCCTGCGGCACCGTGGGCGCCACGGCGTGCAACGGGTTGACCAGCAGGAACCCGCCGCCGAGCTGCTCGGTCCACTCGCGCAGCGTGCGCAGGTCGCGCAGGTCGCCGATCCCCCAGCTGCGGCGCGACCGCGCGGCGTACAGCTGCACGGTCCAGCCCCACGCCTGCTCCTGCGGCACGTGGCAGCGGCCCGGGGAGACGATCAGGCGGCGCCCGTCGGCGAGCCGGTGGTAGCCGAGCGGGAAGTCGTCGGGCACCACGTCGTCGAGCTCGCGGGTCGAGCCGTCCTCGCACGACACCGTCGAGCTCAGCCCCGTCGACCGGCCCGGCCGGGTCACCACCGGCGCGCGGTCCTCCAGGTCGGCCGGCGGCTCGCCGATCACCTCGCGGAGCCGGGCGACGGTCTCGTCGCCGGACCGCTGCGGCTGGTCGTCGGCGTCCACCCAGTCCTGCTGGATGCCCCACTGGTCGACGTCTGGTGCGCTCACGGGCGACACGGTGCCCCGCCGGGCCCGGGCTCACCCCTCGGCGAGCGTCCGCCGGCCGACGAGGTCGAGGGTGGCCTCCGGGGTCAGCGGGTGGAACGGGCCGCCCCGGGCGTCGCGGTAGGCCCGCTCGAGCGGCGACCGCTTGAAGAACGCCGCCCCGCCCGCCACCTCCATCGCCTGGTCGACGACCGCGCGGGCGGCGAGCACCGCCTCGCGCTTGGCGGTCATCAGCGTCGTGAGCGTCTCCGCGTCGGCGGCCAGGTCGTCGCCGGTCTCCGCCACCGCGCCGAGCAGCGCCCAGCGCGCCACCCGCAGCCGCGCCCGCATCTCGCCCACCGCGCGGACCGCCCCCGCGGCCGGGTCGGGCCGGGTGCGGAGCAGCCGGGCCGCCTCGTCGCAGGCGCCCCGGCCGACGCCGAGGTACGCCGCGCCCGCGAGCGGCGCGAAGTGGATCGCGGCCACGAGCAGCGGACCCGCGAGCACGCCGTACGGCCGGGTCCCGAGCACCCCGGCGGCCGGCAGGAACACGCCGTCGAGCACGAGGTCGTGGCTGGCGGTCCCGCGCATGCCGAGGGTGTCCCAGGTCTCCACGATCGACACCCCCTCCGCCGAGAGGGGCACGCCCGCGTGGACCACCTCCGCCCCCCGGGCCGGGCGCGCCGA
This window harbors:
- a CDS encoding acyl-CoA dehydrogenase family protein; this encodes MPLSAEGVSIVETWDTLGMRGTASHDLVLDGVFLPAAGVLGTRPYGVLAGPLLVAAIHFAPLAGAAYLGVGRGACDEAARLLRTRPDPAAGAVRAVGEMRARLRVARWALLGAVAETGDDLAADAETLTTLMTAKREAVLAARAVVDQAMEVAGGAAFFKRSPLERAYRDARGGPFHPLTPEATLDLVGRRTLAEG
- the malQ gene encoding 4-alpha-glucanotransferase: MSAPDVDQWGIQQDWVDADDQPQRSGDETVARLREVIGEPPADLEDRAPVVTRPGRSTGLSSTVSCEDGSTRELDDVVPDDFPLGYHRLADGRRLIVSPGRCHVPQEQAWGWTVQLYAARSRRSWGIGDLRDLRTLREWTEQLGGGFLLVNPLHAVAPTVPQETSPYLPATRRFRNPVYLAVEDVPGVEDADLERHDAELATLRGADLVERDGAWTLKRSVLRSAFDRAAADPGLSADLAAWREAAGQAVEGWATWCALAEEHGPDRLAWPEAVRRQDAGGVPAFVADHADDISFHVWLQWQLDRQLRAATGSTTVLQDLPIGVSGSGADAWAWDDVLAADVTVGAPPDKLNSIGQDWGSPPLVPWRLREADYEPFVESIRGTIAGAGGLRIDHVMGLFRLWWIPGGSGPQEGAYVRYPADDLLDIVALESHRAGAVVVGEDLGTVEPGVREALAERGILSYRVLWFEDETPDDWPVAALAAVTTHDLPTVAGLWTGSDAEDQLASTDMAEADVRSGRGELLERLRRDGLAPDAPVEDAVTEAYRQLGTAPSLLLSVALEDAVAEERRPNVPGTTERDNWRLPLGVPLEELPDHPGAARLLAALRGPSAADASARGRSVGG